The sequence below is a genomic window from Thalassomonas haliotis.
TCTGAGCCGCAGCCTGAGCCTGTAACGCCCGCTCAAGTGCAAAGCCCTGATGTTGGCAATACTCAGGAGCAAGCCGCTCAGGAACAAATGATTCAGCCGCAACATGCTCCCTCAGCACAGCCTGGGGTTAGCCAAACTCCTGTGGATGCGGTGTTAGCCACACGCAATATGTTGCGCAGCCGTAAAAAATCACAGGAGAGTAAGGGAAAAAAGTCTGATGACGCAGCTTTGCGTCAGCCGGCAACACCACAAAGTCAGTCAGCAAAGGAAGGTGAAGTCGGCGCTGATGCCGCCAAGGCTAAGCCGGATATTCCTGCGCTGGAAACCTTGCCCCAGGCGCCTTATACACCTAATGTGATCGATCCCGCCAATGTTCGCAAAGCAAACCAGGTGGACAAATGGGCGAATATGATCGATACCATGGCCTTAAATGGCCGTTTGCGGCAGCTGGCGATTCGCGCAACCATTTGCGAGTCCTCTACCGATGAACAACTGGTGCTGAAGCTGGATCAGTCCACCAAACATTTAAAAACCGATGCCGCCCATCAGCAGCTGGAACAGGCATTAAGTCAATATCTGCAGCGTAAAATCAGCGTTGAAATTGAAGTCGTTGAACAAACCGTGGCCGACCCTTACCAGATCCAGGCCGATATTAATGATAAACGTTACGATTATGCCAAAGGGTTATTATTAGCCGATGATATTGTTGTGACTTTGCAAAATGATTTTCAGGCAACGGTGGATGAGCAGACCATTGCGGCTTTATAACGCCTAGTTATGTGTACAGATTTGCACGGATAAAAAGTTGAAATAAAACAACCCAGACTTGAAATTAAAGCCGTTAACCCCTATGTTTGCGGTAAATACCCTTGGAGATAAGATTATGATGAAAGGTGGCATGGGCAACTTGATGAAGCAAGCCCAACAGATGCAAGCGAAAATGCAAAAGGCCCAGGAAGAGCTGGCGAATATGGAAGTAACCGGCGAAGCCGGTGCCGGTTTAGTGAAAGTAACCATGACAGGTAGTCACAGCGTACGTCGTGTTGAAATTGACGATACACTTTTTGAAGACGACAAAGAAATGGTCGAAGACCTGGTTGCGGCCGCATTTAACGATGCCGTACGTCGTGTGGAAGAGCAAAATAAAGAAAAAATGGGTGATGTTACCGGCGGCATGCAAATGCCTCCCGGCTTTAAGATGCCTTTTTAAGCACTTGTGCTTATGATATCAAGCGGTAATTCTAACGGGTTACCGCTTGATTTGTTTATGGGGTATGATTGCTACCGGCTCCTCTCGGGGATGTTATCCGATAATTTACCTTAAGATGACCTCCTACTTGATATCAATCTTTAAACAGGGCACACGATGAAATTTAGTCCTTTAGTACAAGAGTTAATCGACTCATTACGTTGCCTGCCGGGTGTTGGCGCGAAAACCGCACAACGCATGGCCTTTCATTTGCTCGAACGAAATCGTCACGGGGGCATGAAGTTATCGGACTCCCTGGGACGGGCCATGGACAGCATTGGCCATTGCCAGAAGTGCCGCAATTTTACCGAGCAGGACTTATGTGAAATTTGCCAAAGTCCGAAACGTCAACTGGCGGAAATTATCTGTATCGTTGAAAGTCCGGCGGATGTCATTGCCATCGAACAAACCGGTGAATTTACCGGCCAGTATTTTGTCCTGATGGGGCACCTTTCCCCGATTGACGGTATCGGCCCGGATGATTTAGGCCTGGATATCCTGGCAAAGCAACTGGCAAGCGGACAATACAAGGAAATGATTTTGGCCACCAACCCGACGGTGGAAGGTGAAGCAACCGCCCATTATATTGCCGACCTTGCCCGCGAATCCCAGGTGACGGTTTCTAGAATTGCCCATGGCGTACCTGTTGGCGGCGAGTTGGAATATGTTGACGGCAATACCTTATCCCATGCCTTGTCCGGCAGAAAAAATTACGGCATTTAATGATATCGGTTGTGACTTTTTAGCCTATTTACGGGAAATTTAGCTCAAATACAATTTTCCCGTAAACTTTCCCTTGAATTTTTCCCCGTCAGCCCCACATGTAAATTATCGACAAATAAACCGGGTTTTCAGTCCGGTTATTATTTATTTTTTGTTAGATGTCTTTTATGCCCCCGGGCCAGCATTTAACGAAGTTATTTATTTTAAGCAACAAAACGTTATTTAAAGGAGATGTTTCAGATGTCTGAGACTGGTCAAAAAGAAGTTCATGGCTTTCAAACCGAAGTAAAACAACTACTTCAGTTAATGATACATTCACTGTATTCCAATAAAGAAATTTTCCTGCGTGAACTCGTTTCCAATGCCGCCGATGCTGCAGATAAACTGCGTTTTAAAGCCTTGTCCGATGCCGATTTATATGAAGGCGACGGTGAGTTGCGGGTGCGGGTCAGTGCCGACAAAGAAAATAATACCATCACCATTTCCGATAACGGTATCGGCATGACCCGTGATGATGTTATCGAACATTTAGGTACCATTGCCAAGTCGGGTACTGCGGAGTTTTTCTCTAAGTTATCCGGCGATCAGGCGGCTGACTCCCAGCTGATTGGTCAGTTCGGTGTTGGTTTCTATTCTGCTTTTATTGTTGCCGATAAGGTGACGGTACGTACCCGTGTTGCCGGCGGCGCAGCCAGCGAAGGTGTCCAGTGGACTTCTGCCGGTGAAGGGGACTTTACCGTTGAAAGCATCGAGAAAGCCAACCGCGGTACCGACATTATTCTTCACCTTAAAGAAGATGAAGCAGAATTTCTTGATGACTGGCGTTTAAAGTCAATTGTCACTAAATACTCAGATCACATTTCAGTCTCGGTAGAAATGCTGACCCCGGAAGTTCCAGAAGTACCGGAAAGCGAAGGTCCCGACGGTGAAAAAATTCCGGCAGTTCCGGCTAAACCGGCTGAATGGCAAGCGACCAATAAGGCGACCGCTTTATGGACACGTGAAAAGTCTGAGCTTAATGACGAGGAATACAAAGAGTTTTACAAGCATGTTTCCCATGACTTTTCCGATCCGCTGTTATGGGCCCATAACAAGGTGGAAGGCAAGACCGAATATACCAGCTTACTTTATATTCCTTCCAAAGCCCCGTTTGATATGTATAACCGTGAAAAACAGCACGGCTTAAAATTATATGTCCAGCGCGTATTCATCATGGATGACGCCGAGCAGTTTATGCCGACCTACTTACGTTTTGTTAAAGGTCTGCTTGATTCTAACGATTTACCGTTAAACGTCTCCCGTGAAATTTTGCAGGACAACAAAGTCACCCAGGCTATTCGTAAAGGTTGTACCAAGCGCGTACTGACCATGCTTGAGCGTTTAGGCAAAAATGATAAAGAAAAATACCAGACTTTCTGGGATGAATTTGGCCAGGTATTAAAAGAAGGCCCGGCGGAAGATGCTGGCCATAAAGAGCAAATCGCCAAATTGTTACGTTTTGCTTCAACCAATGAAAACACAGCAACACAAAATGTTTCTCTGGCTGAATATATCGAGCGTATGCAAGAAGGTCAGGAGAAGATTTACTTTGTTGTCGCAGACAATTTTGAAGCGGCTAAAAACAGCCCGCATTTAGAAGTGTTCCGCAAAAAAGGCATCGAAGTCTTGTTATTGTCTGATCGCATCGATGAATGGTTAATCAGCCACCTGACCGAGTTTGACGGCAAGCAGCTACAGTCGGTTGCCCGTGGCGGCCTTGACTTAGGCGATATGGACGATGAAGAAACCAAAGAAGCACAGGAAAAACTTGAGCAGGAATTTGACTCTGTTGTTACCCGTATCAAAGAAGTGTTACAAGACAAGGTTAAGGATGTGCGCCTGTCGCAGCGATTAACTGATTCACCGGCTTGTATCGTCACCGATGAACAGGATATGAGCAGCCAGATGATGAAGCTGATGGAGTCTGTAGGCCAGCCGGTACCTGAGTCTAAGCCTATTTTTGAAATCAATGCCGAGCATGCCCTGGTGCGCCATGTCGCCGATGAACAGGATGATGAACAGTTTAAGCAATGGACAGATGTTTTATTTGATCAAGCCATGCTGGCAGAGCGGGGAAGTTTGCAGGATCCTGCCAGTTTTGTGAGCCGCATGAACAAACTGATGCTAAGCTTGGCTAAATAATTTAGTTAAAGCGATACTCAGATAATGGCGCCTTCAGGCGCCATTATCTTATCTGAAAAGTGATGATAAAAGGCTCGGCAACAAGGCAAAATTTCGCCAGTTTGGTTAGCTTTTTCAGTGAATTTATCTTGGCAGAGATCAGCTTATTATTTACTTGTTGATCTACGCCTTAAAAAAGGCGCATTTATGCTGCTTTTTTACTTCTAAGGCCGCTTTGGGCTTGTCTGTCTAGTGGCGAGCTTGTATAGTGTGTTTTTTTTTAAACCGTCATAAATAATATAAGGCAATATTATATGCGCATTATTCTGTTAGGTGCCCCTGGCGCGGGTAAAGGTACCCAGGCACAGTTTTTAATGGCTAAATTTGGTATTCCACAAATTTCAACCGGCGACATGCTTCGTGCCGCTATTAAAGCAGGTACTGAATTGGGTATTAAAGCTAAAGCGGTTATGGATGCCGGGCAGTTAGTTTCCGACGAACTTATCATCGGATTAGTGAAAGAACGCATTAGCGAAGACGACTGCAAACAAGGGTTTTTACTGGACGGTTTCCCTCGTACTATTCCCCAGGCCGATGCCATGAAAGAAAACGGTGTTTCGGTTGACAGCGTACTTGAATTTGACGTACCGGATGAAGTGATCGTTGAGCGCATGGCCGGCCGCCGCGTACACGCGAGCTCAGGCCGCGTTTATCACACTACCTATAACCCACCTAAGGTTGAAGGTAAAGATGATGAAACCGGCGAAGAGTTATCGATACGTCCTGACGATGAAGAAGCCACCGTACGTAAGCGCTTAGCCATTTACCATGATCAAACCAAACCTCTGGTTGATTATTATAAAGGTGAAGCCGATGCCGGGCAGTGCAGCTATCTGACCATAGACGGCACACAGCCGGTAGAGCAGGTCAGCGCGTTAATTGCTGAAACCTTAGGCTGATCTCTTCTTAGCTATCAGACTTGAAGCCCGCCAGGCGGGCTTTTTTGATCCCGCTCTTATACTTGCCGATAATATTTAACTGAAAAACACGTTTTTTCTTTTCCTGCCCTGTTAATTTCATGGTATTTCTTTACAGTAGAGGCAGTTTTTATTTGCCATTTTATTTAGTAAAGGAATTATTATGAGTTCTAGCTTTGCCATCACTGGTTTTTATGCCGGTTTATTAACCCTGTTGCTGATTGCGCATTCCGTGAATGTGATCCGCATGCGCTTGAAATTTAAAGTGGGTCTGGGGCAAGGAGGTGAGGAACAAAGACCTCTGATCAAAGCGGTGCGTATCCATGGTAACTTTGTTGAATATATGCCTTTATCTTTGTTCTTGATGGCAGCGTATGAAATAGCAGGTGGTAATGCCCCGTTATTGCATGTGTTGGGGGCGGTGCTGGTTATTGGCCGGATATTTCACGCTATGGGGCTCAATAAAAGTATCGGTACCAGCCGTGAGCGGCAAATAGGCATGCTTTCTACCTTTCTCGTTATGCTGGTGTTAGCCGTTGAGAATATTCGCTTATTCCTTGTTTAAACTGAGATAAGCACAAGAAAGAGCCAAAACAGTTTTTTGGCTCTTGTTTTTGGGGTGGTATTAATATTTTCGAGGTGAGAGTCAAAGCGTCGCTGGCTCATTTTCTCCAAGTGGTAAGCCTTAAAAGCGCTGCTGTTTAGAAAGCCTTGTTGTTGCTTTGAAAATGAAAAGGGGCATGCACCTTGCCTCAAGTTTAATGACTTAACACCTGCAGGTAACCCTGGTACTTATAGCCGCTTAGAAAATCCGTCAGCTCTTTTTTGTAACAAGGAATGGAAATTTCCGGAAACTCGGCATCAAGCACCTGTTTCAGTTCGTTTTCATTAAGGAACAGAATGTAACCTAATGGCAGGTATTGAGGGTTAAAATCACATTGGTATACGGTCGCTCTTAACTGGCTTGCAGTATAACAATGTTGTTCACCGTAACGTTTACGTAATTTAGGTAATAATTTAGTACCGTATTTTTTAATTGCCCAGTATTTAAACATAGCTTTTTCCCTAATGACTTATCTCAAGCAGTGAAATTGGGAATATTATTATTCTCGACTTATTAAGGTATTAGCCTGATAAGTTGAATATACACCATTATTGTCCCGATGATTTAGTAGGGACATTATAGGCAGATTTGAATATCAGTAATATTACGCCACATTACAGGGCCTCAAGTGGCTGGTTTGAAGCGAATAAGGGTAAAATTACTGATTGATGTCAGCAGGAATGCAGATAGTAAAACCTGTGCCGGTCTCTCCGGGAGTCGAGCAGTAAACAATACTGCCTTTGAGGCGCTGGGTCACCTGGTTATAGGCAATATGTAAACCAAGCCCGGTAAAGTTTTTATTGCGTTTTGTGGTGTGGAAAGGTTCAAACAGGTGCTCGATATTTTCTTGCCCGATACCTTGGCCATTATCGCGATAGTCGATAAAAACCCTGTTCTGATTTTGTTTAAGCGCTAGTGTGATATTGCCGTGTTGGCTATCTTCAAAGCCGTGAAAAATGGAATTCTCTATTAAAATCTCCATCACCTGGATGAGGCTGTCCGGGTAGCTGAACATGGTGATGGTATCAGGGCAGGTGATGGTATAACTGTGTTGTCCCAGTGTCAGCTGGCTGCTAAAACCGGTAAATGCCCGTTTGATATTTTCTTCTAAATCAAACCTTTTTGCGCTTTCACTACTTTGATCAACCGCAACTTGCTTAAAGGTCTGGATCAGGGCCGAAGAGCGGGCGACATTATTTTCAATTAGTTCGCAGCTGCTTTGCAGATTTTGTACAAAGCTTTTCATTTCGGAGCGGGTTAATTTTTGTGTGATAAAGCGGTCATTAAAATTTTCCGTAAGCTCTTTTAAGACACTGACCGCGGTTATGGTAATACCTATCGGGGTATTGATCTCATGGGCTATGCCCGATACTACCCGCCCGAGGGAGGCCATTTTTTCAATTTCCACCAGGGACAATTGTAGTGTTTTTAATTCTTTGATTTTATCCTGCAGTGCCTGATTACTGCTTTTTAAGGCAGATGTGCGTTCATTAACCCTTAGCTCCAACTCTTCATTAAGTTTTATCAGTGCCTGCTCATGGGATTTCAATTCTGATATATCCCTTAGGGTGCCTGTGATGCGGGTTACGTTACCCTGAGCATCAAAT
It includes:
- a CDS encoding YbaB/EbfC family nucleoid-associated protein, with protein sequence MMMKGGMGNLMKQAQQMQAKMQKAQEELANMEVTGEAGAGLVKVTMTGSHSVRRVEIDDTLFEDDKEMVEDLVAAAFNDAVRRVEEQNKEKMGDVTGGMQMPPGFKMPF
- the recR gene encoding recombination mediator RecR, with the translated sequence MKFSPLVQELIDSLRCLPGVGAKTAQRMAFHLLERNRHGGMKLSDSLGRAMDSIGHCQKCRNFTEQDLCEICQSPKRQLAEIICIVESPADVIAIEQTGEFTGQYFVLMGHLSPIDGIGPDDLGLDILAKQLASGQYKEMILATNPTVEGEATAHYIADLARESQVTVSRIAHGVPVGGELEYVDGNTLSHALSGRKNYGI
- the htpG gene encoding molecular chaperone HtpG; the encoded protein is MSETGQKEVHGFQTEVKQLLQLMIHSLYSNKEIFLRELVSNAADAADKLRFKALSDADLYEGDGELRVRVSADKENNTITISDNGIGMTRDDVIEHLGTIAKSGTAEFFSKLSGDQAADSQLIGQFGVGFYSAFIVADKVTVRTRVAGGAASEGVQWTSAGEGDFTVESIEKANRGTDIILHLKEDEAEFLDDWRLKSIVTKYSDHISVSVEMLTPEVPEVPESEGPDGEKIPAVPAKPAEWQATNKATALWTREKSELNDEEYKEFYKHVSHDFSDPLLWAHNKVEGKTEYTSLLYIPSKAPFDMYNREKQHGLKLYVQRVFIMDDAEQFMPTYLRFVKGLLDSNDLPLNVSREILQDNKVTQAIRKGCTKRVLTMLERLGKNDKEKYQTFWDEFGQVLKEGPAEDAGHKEQIAKLLRFASTNENTATQNVSLAEYIERMQEGQEKIYFVVADNFEAAKNSPHLEVFRKKGIEVLLLSDRIDEWLISHLTEFDGKQLQSVARGGLDLGDMDDEETKEAQEKLEQEFDSVVTRIKEVLQDKVKDVRLSQRLTDSPACIVTDEQDMSSQMMKLMESVGQPVPESKPIFEINAEHALVRHVADEQDDEQFKQWTDVLFDQAMLAERGSLQDPASFVSRMNKLMLSLAK
- the adk gene encoding adenylate kinase → MRIILLGAPGAGKGTQAQFLMAKFGIPQISTGDMLRAAIKAGTELGIKAKAVMDAGQLVSDELIIGLVKERISEDDCKQGFLLDGFPRTIPQADAMKENGVSVDSVLEFDVPDEVIVERMAGRRVHASSGRVYHTTYNPPKVEGKDDETGEELSIRPDDEEATVRKRLAIYHDQTKPLVDYYKGEADAGQCSYLTIDGTQPVEQVSALIAETLG
- a CDS encoding MAPEG family protein — its product is MSSSFAITGFYAGLLTLLLIAHSVNVIRMRLKFKVGLGQGGEEQRPLIKAVRIHGNFVEYMPLSLFLMAAYEIAGGNAPLLHVLGAVLVIGRIFHAMGLNKSIGTSRERQIGMLSTFLVMLVLAVENIRLFLV
- a CDS encoding DUF6559 family protein, whose protein sequence is MFKYWAIKKYGTKLLPKLRKRYGEQHCYTASQLRATVYQCDFNPQYLPLGYILFLNENELKQVLDAEFPEISIPCYKKELTDFLSGYKYQGYLQVLSH